The nucleotide window ccacccaccttgtaaagacactgcccagaaaaaggtaatggcaaccacttccgtagaagaatttgccaagaacggtcatggaaagaccacggtcgcccatgtcatacaacatggtacataatgatgataataacaGATATATGCCTTCTATCATTTTTCAGTATCAAACCATGAGCTAAGTCTGTCTTACTGTGAAGTGTTTAAGAATTGCTTTATAAATATTCTTGTTCTACTTCATCCTGCCATATTTCAATTGctttaacattttaattcctcagtATTTCAATGGATGCCCATTCAAATTAAACTGGAACATCTCTATCGTAAAGTAACTAACCATTTCTAACCAGAAACCCAGAAATGGAAGCACAAAACACTGAATAAGTAGGTGCCCTGTGCACCACCCACCTCTTCCAGACGATAACAAACTCCGCAGACTGACCCTGAGACTTGTCAGTGTTCTCTACCTTTAATGAAAGACTTGGGTGACGTTCAGTTTTACATCCGCTCTGCAGTTGGTTGgtgagtctgttaaaagaccaaGGCACAAGGAAAGAACTTGCATTTCTGTTAGCCATTCATATCTCACGGCTCAAAGTGTCTTACACCTGCTAAACTACTCCCGAAGTGTAGCTTCTGCTGCATTTTAAGGAATGTGGCAGGTTTTAACTAGCAGGGTTGTGCTAACCGCAGTGGCCTGACCATCTCTTGTTGATTGACAAATGAACCTTGCCTAGCTCCTCTGGCCTTTCAGCTTGTCCTAGCGAGTCTTTATGCCGACCGGAAGGGATTTGGTTTAATGACCCATTCAAAGGAGCAGCACTTCCTTCGTGAAGCTTTGGAGGATTGTACTACATTTTCAttcttaaatatctggacagGTTCTTGAACTAATTCAAGGACAAGGCCACTACTGATCGATCTAGACTACTTTCAAATCTAATGATGTTCATTTACAAATTCTGTTCTCCTTTCCACCGGAATTATTTTATACATATAATCAACATCCGAGTCTTTGAAAGAAATACAAAATACTGAGTTGTATGAAAATAACACTGCTTCTGCTACGCGATTTGAAATACAAACACGTTCCAAGTGCACAGGCAAATTAATGCTTCAAAATCAAGTTTCCTCTTTTGAGATGTACAACTTGGTCTCAGACATGATCGAgaggtggagcagattcgatgggccaaatggcctaattcggctccaatatcttatggtccacATGAAGGTCTGATAGAtgattgtgagtgttgctgtgagtgttgctgttACAAGGGTATTGGTTTTCTGGTGAATACCTTGCTGATTTCTGCTGACTGGGACATTCATCTCAGTGCTAACTTTAGATAATAAACTCTTAACTTTGATTACGTTCCTGATAAGAGCTTACTGTGTCAAATGCACTTTATAAGTGATTGATAACTTATTATAAGGAAAAAGGATGAATGAAAATAATTTCCATTTTGTTGCTAACTATTTATATGTAATTAAGCTGCAAGTAATTAGTGATAAGGTTAATACCGCACAGTGTAAATTTGTATCACTGTCTACTGGATAGAATGAATGACTAACCTATTAAGCCAGTTCATCAATCCTAGCCACTCAGCTAATCCAAaccttggaaaaaaaaagaaaatagagaAATATATATTTCACCATTGCAATGAGTTGCATTTTATCCCCAATGTTTCCATCGAGCCAAACTGAAACCTTAGAATTATTCTGCAGataatgcaataaatattgtACATTTGCCTGGGATATATATCaataaacaaattttaaaaagagaCCTGTGCACATGAGCTTGATCTGTTCAGTTATTTTTTTGAGAACTTCATACCAAGGGAAAATTACATTATTGTAAGAATGCACTGAGTTGTTAACTGTAatgcaatgctactgtgactTAGAATTGCTACTGATATGATCAAGTGACATAGATTTGCCACTGATATGATCATCTGACTTAGAATTGCCACAGATATAATCATATGACATAGAATTGCCACTGATATGATCTTACATAGAAATAACATAAAGCCTTCAAAACTGGTAATAAGACGTGGAAAAGCAGTTTTGAATTCAGTCTTTTCGAATCACCAATGCCTTATCTGCAATTATAAACGCAGTCTGGATTTCAAGGGCCAGTAGAAAATTCATCATAAATATTTACTATATAAAGTCTAGGTTATTTGCTAAGAATCAAGTTCATGGCTCATTGCTGCCTTTCATGGGTCTACATGGAGGCACTAGCCAGAGATCTTTAAGCACTCCTATCATACAGCTTGAAGTTCTGATTCCTCTGATTACATTATTAATTCACAGTTATTTAATTTTTGATCATTCACAAGATATCGCTGGGACAGTAAATAGGGAGTGATATTTTACAGAGCAAAGTACAGTGGAACCTTTAGTTCCAAATTAATTACTATTTTACTAATGAAAATTAATTGACTGTAATCCAGTTGTGTTTGATATATTACATTTTTAATGATTGCCTTACAATTACGGGCAATCTGCAATGTAACGCCCATAGGTCTGTGGCAGCAATCATTCTCTGCGACTCCTTCTGGCAGAGGCGCCCAGCTACCATTTTAACAGGTCTCTGATATAGGACCACAGTTTTGTTATCCACAAGTTGACTCCTAGCTCGGTCAGATACTGCAGTTCAGGGGTGAGCATCTTCCTGCAAAGCTTCCTGTGCTTTCTGCTGATGTTCCTTTTGAGGTTGTAGCCCATGATGGAGCGCTCCCCGAGCGGTTGCCAGGGCTGCAGGGACGCCTCCTGTATGGCGTTCGCGTCCACGGGGCGCCCGCCATCGATGCAGATCGACTGCATGTGGTCATTGCGCTTGCGCAGCGCCTCCACATCGCTCTCCATGCGCTGGAGACCATACTCTTCCACCTTTCTCCAGAAGGTAGCGTTGAAGTACTCGTACAACATGGAGTCGATCTTGTTCCAGCTTGTCGCCTTTTCGTACAACTCTCCGCTCATTCTTGACACGGTGGAATCTTTCCTCACGTTTAACTTGAAGTACAGAATGTCGTCCATATCCCAACACATCACGtccttcagaaggatgagggactCGTCGAAGTGTTCAAGAAGCATTACCAGCTCGAATCTTTCGTCTATGGCTTTAATATGCTTCTCTACCCTGGGGTCATCAAAATCTAAGTTGTTGTCGTAACCAAAGTCAAAAAACAACAGGTTCTTCAAGTAGTGGGAGTTAAAGCCGTTTGGATCATAGTATCGGTTGGGGTCCCTGAGGAATTCGGCTAGCTTGTCCTCCCCGCTTATTTTCCAGGTGAAAGGGATCACGCGGCCGAAGTAATGAAAGGCCGATTCAAATAAAAAAGCGGGGTTCCTGAGGATGGTGAAATAGACGGTGTCTTCGGGCAGCAGCTTGTGGACTTCCTCGCTGTTAAACCGCATGTGATTACAAACGATATTGAAACAAGTACCCGGTCTGTAATCTTTCACTTGGCTCCTGTCGAAGTAGGACGGGTAGTAGAAATCATTCCTGCCGTTGGGGAAGGCAAACTTCAGCCGGTGCTTCTGACCAAAGCGGAAtaggatgttgaggatggtgctACTGGCAGTTTTATGTGTCTTCATAAACATGATATCTTCCTTGGGACTGCAGGTCTTTCTTAGCTCTTGGGTGGAAGAGGAGATATTTATTTGGGGTAAATTCCTGGATTGTGCAGGTTTATACGAGCAGGAATAAGGAACAGGAACTCTGTTAAGAGACAAAACATATTATTAGAAATAGATATTACAAGTTTTGATATTAATTAACATCCTTCTGGATTAAATCTTCAGTAAGGTTCCATTTGTTCTATAAAAGGATTTATCATTGAAGATTTCACTATATTTAAAATTTTACAATAGGgcaacatggtagtgtagtggttagcacaacgctttacagtaccagcgaccggggttcaattcctgcccctgtctgtaaggagcttgtacgttctccccgtgactgcatgggtttcctccgggtgctctggttaccAACCACAGTCCATAGGTCAATTTGTAATTGGtcgttataaattgtcccgtgattaggcgagggttaagtcgggggattgctgggcagtgtggctcagagggccagaagggcctgttctgcactgtatctcaataagtaaataacacGGTTTCCTCTATAAGGTGCTAGTAATTTTAAAACCAGAAGTTAGGTTCACTGACTAGAATGAAAAGTGTTgacattttagattagattcaactttattgtcattgtgctgagtacagatacaaagccaatgaaatgcagttagcatctaaccagaaatgcaaaaaatagtgttatttacaaaataactgcgaataaaaagtaggtgctacagcacacaaatataaaagtactgagacagtacaatacagatgctaTACTGCTTagagctgtgatgtgaggttcagcagggtcacagcctcagggaagaagcttttcctgtgcctgctggtgcaggagcagaggctcctgtagcgcctaccggatgggaggagagtaaaaagtccatggttttttacaaagacaggtgtgtaaaaagagcttgaaggatcactggggacccgagtcaccccaaccacaaactgttccagctgctaccatctgggaaacagtaccacagcataaaagccaggaccaacaggctccgggacagcttcttccaccaggccatcagactggttaattcatgctgacacaactgtatttttatgttatattgactgtccagttgtacataatatttattataaattactataaattgcacatttagacagagatgtaacgtaaagattttactcctcatgtatatgaaggatgtaagtaataaagtcaattcaattcaattaatcaAGGCTCAGGACCTCCAACAAATTATTTCCCTTTtacaatcaataaaaaaaaatcacactacTTTCCTTAACTTAAGTAAAAGAGCAGTAAACATATCAACAAGTGTAGATCTGAAACTTCAGCTCTTGGACTCTAACACCAGTTCCTGTACACCTAACGTCACCGCAATGTTCACTCTAGCTTCAGGATTCACTTTATGTTTTCCTGAGGTCCTTTGCCTGTGTTCGTCGTTGTCTTCCATCATAGGCCAAGAGATCTAGATCGTCACACCCTGTCATTTGGGGCGATTGGGGCACTTCGACGAAGACTGGCTCTGCGGTCTGCAGTTGGCTATCGGTGcagtgctgaactgaactaaactgactTCTCCTGGACTCCTGGTTTGGGATGTTTGATATTCTCCACTCactatttgcgcaatttgttttttctttcacacgttgggtgtttgatgttttctttggacGGGTTCcaaggtgtttctttgttttgtggctgcctgccagAGGACGAATCAGAGCGTTGtattctgtgtacatactttgataatacatgtactttgaatctttgaaaccaCTCAAAAGTGATTTCCTTTTATTTTCTGTACTGATTGGGTATTTCCTTTAATTCAACATTCTCTGCTCCAGGTTTGGTCTCACCAGGTTTAAGCCTA belongs to Mobula hypostoma chromosome 27, sMobHyp1.1, whole genome shotgun sequence and includes:
- the gal3st1a gene encoding galactosylceramide sulfotransferase: MLKQAKQWKSMCKGLVLGTLLTTCMILLYSFAAPPHQFSLQEVPVPYSCSYKPAQSRNLPQINISSSTQELRKTCSPKEDIMFMKTHKTASSTILNILFRFGQKHRLKFAFPNGRNDFYYPSYFDRSQVKDYRPGTCFNIVCNHMRFNSEEVHKLLPEDTVYFTILRNPAFLFESAFHYFGRVIPFTWKISGEDKLAEFLRDPNRYYDPNGFNSHYLKNLLFFDFGYDNNLDFDDPRVEKHIKAIDERFELVMLLEHFDESLILLKDVMCWDMDDILYFKLNVRKDSTVSRMSGELYEKATSWNKIDSMLYEYFNATFWRKVEEYGLQRMESDVEALRKRNDHMQSICIDGGRPVDANAIQEASLQPWQPLGERSIMGYNLKRNISRKHRKLCRKMLTPELQYLTELGVNLWITKLWSYIRDLLKW